Below is a genomic region from Actinomycetota bacterium.
CCACGGCCGGCGGCGGTCGGAACGGAGGGAGGACCGAGATGCGGATAGCACTGGTGGGCGCGGGGGCCATGGGGACGATCATCGGGGCCCTGATCGCAAGGAGCGGCGAGGACATCGTGCTGGTGGACGTGAACGAGCCCCACGTCGAAGCCCTGAACGAGAAGGGCGCGAAGATTACAGGGCACATGGACGTCACCGTGCCGGTCAAGGCCGTCACCCCGGATGGGATGGAGGGCATATACGACCTCGTCATCTATCTGGTCAAGGCCGTCTACGACGACACGGCCCTGCCCGAGTTGCTGCCCTATCTCGGCGAGGACAGCATGGTCATTACCCTCCAGAACGGCGTCCCAGAGGAGAAGGTCGCCGGGGTGGTAGGCCGGGAGAGGACCCTCGGCGGCGCCATCGGCTGGGGGGCCACCTTCATCGGGCCCGGGGTCTCCGAGCTCACCTATGATCCCGTGGAGATGACCTACGACATCGGGGAGATGGACGGCGCGCTCACCGAACGCGTCAAGCAGGTGAAGGCGGTCCTGGACCATGCCGGCGTCGCCGATATATCCGACAACCTGGTGGGCACGCGCTGGGTGAAGCTGATGATCAACGTGGCTATGAGCGGTCTCAGCAGCGCGCTCAACTGCACCTACGGGGACATCCTTGACAACGACAAGGCGGCGCTCGCCGCCATCACCATCCTCATCGAGACCCTCAAGACCTCCCAGGCCCTGGGCATCACCATGCAGCCGATAAAGGGCCTGGACCCCGTGGTGCTCCTGGACATCTTCAAGCAGGGCGAGGAGACATCCCTCGGCGCCTTCCGCCTGTTCTTCGAGCGCTCGCGCGAGCAGGTGGCGTCGATGCTGCAGGACCTGAGAAAGAGGATACCCTGCGAGGTGGAAACCCTGAACGGGTACCTCTCCGTGAAGTCGGCCGAGGCCGGGGTGCCCACCCCGGTGAACGACAAGGTGGCGGAGATCATCCGGGGCATCGAGGCGGGCGAGTACCCGCTGAGCTTCGACAACCTGGACATGATCGAGGTGCGTCCCCTGGAGGAGATCCTCTAGGCGGGCAGATGAGCGCGGGCGGAATCCGTGGCCCCGCGCGGCAGGGCAGGCGGGCAGCCGCAGGCGACCGCAACGAGAGGAAGGCGGGCAAGATGGCCGAAGAGATGAGCCAGGAGGAGATCAGGCAGAGGATATTCGCGCTGCTCAACAACTCACCCTTCTATCTGCACCTGGGCATGGAGATCGTCGAGGCGGGCGACGGGCACGCCAGGCTGCGTCTGCCGGTTAAGGATGAGCTGAAGAACCTCTACGGCATCCTGCACGGCGGGGTCATAGCCGCGCTCCTCGACTCCTCGTGCTCCATAGCCGTGGGGACCCTTCTGGGGCCGGACGAGGCCGCGGTCACCCTGGACCAGCGCATCAACTACATCTCAAACGTCAAGGACGGCGTACTCTACGGTGAGGGCAGGGCCCTGCATAAAGGCAGGTTCACGGGGGTCGGCCAGGCGGAGGTGAGGGACGAGGAAGGCAATCTGGTCGCCGCCGGGATGACCACCTCGTTCATCATCCAGAGGGGAGTCAGCCAGGCAAGAGATGCCAAGGACCCAGGTTCGTGAATACGGTCTGCACCGAGAGTGCCGGTGCGCCACGCCTGCAAGGCACGCGAGTGAGGCGTACTCGCTGAGTACGTCGCAGGGAGCGGAACGCAGCAGGCGGGGATGCAGCGGTGATCAAATGTGATCGTATTCACGGATCGGGGTCCTAAGGACCCCATTGACGAGAGGCTGAAGTAGGGAAAAGGAGAGGCCTCGGGCCAGGGTTGCCCGCAGCATATCGCCGATGGGCTCGGCGCCGCTCCGCCCCTTTCGCGCACCGTCCGATTGAACACCCTTATATAGTGAAAACGCGGACTGAGGTTATCATGTAATCAACCCTCATATACCGGTACGAAAAGGGGGATTCGAGATTGGGGGATTTCAGGGGCAAGGTAGTGGTTATCACCGGCGCAGCCAACGGTATAGGCCGCGAGATGGCCAGGTCCTTCGCACGGCGCGGCGCGCGCCTGGTGATGGTGGACATCGACGGGCAGAACCTGCGGGCCGCCGCGGGTGAACTCGAGGGCGCCGGTGCTGAAGCCACGGCCTGCGTGGTCGACGTATCCTCCGCCGAGGAGGTGGCGGACCTGTGCGATGACGTCTACGCCGCCCTTGGCAGGGTGGACGTACTCTGCAATAACGCCGGGGTGGCCGCGGCAGGTGATTTCGAGGCCATGTCCCTGGATGACCTGGGCTGGGTTATAGATGTCAACCTGCGGGGGGTCATCCACGGCTGCCACTACTTCTACCCGCGCATGATCGCCCAGGGCGGCGGCGGGCACATAGTGAACACCGCCTCGTCGGGAGGGCTGGCGCCGTTCATGGCGCTCGCGGTCTATTGTTGCACCAAGTACGGTGTGGTGGGACTATCGGAGACGCTGCGGGCCGAGGCGGCCCTGCACGGCATCGGGGTCTCCGCCATCTGCCCCGCCGCCATCGCTACCGACATCGTGCTCAGGGGCCGCATAAGGTCGCATTCCACCCGGTCGACCCCGGAGAAGCTGGCCGCCGTCACGAACGCGATGATCAAGCGCCGCGCCATCGCTCCCGGGCGGGTGGCGGAGGCAGCCGTGAAGGCGGTGGAGAGGGACCGTGGAGTGGTGGTGGTGGGTCCTGAGGCCTACCTGATGGATTGGACGCACCGTCTGAGCAGGCGTATGTTCGACTTCGCCATGACCGGAGCGGTACGCGCGGTGAAGAGGCTGATCTAGGCGCCGCTCGACCGCGGCGTCCCGTTGCATGGAGGAAGTATGGTGGAAAAGGGTTCGTTTAGGGACAAGACCGTGGTGGTCACCGGCGCCGCCAGCGGTATCGGCAGGGAGATCGCCCTCGCCTTCGCGCGGCGCGGCGCCAGGCTGGCCGTGGCCGACATCAACGCCGGTGGCCTGGAGAAGGTGCGGCTGGAGCTGACGCCGCTGGCGGGAAAGGTCTACGCGCAGGTAGTCGACGTCGCCATTGCGGCCGAAGTGGAGGGTTTCTGCGACAGCGTCTACCGCGAGATGGGCAGGGTGGACATCCTCTGCAACAACGCCGGCATCGGTATCGGCGGGCGTTTCGAGGACGTTACCCTGGAGGACTGGGAGTGGACCCTGGGGGTCAACCTCTGGGGAGTCATCCACGGCTGCCACTACTTCTACCCGCGCATGATCGCCCAGGGCGGCGGCGGACACATCGTGAACACCGCCTCGGGAGCGGGTCTTGCCCCACTCCCCCTCATGACCGCTTATTGCTGCACGAAGTACGCCGTCGTGGGCTTCTCGGAGACGCTGCGGGCCGAGGCGGCGCTGCACGGCATCGGGGTCTC
It encodes:
- a CDS encoding SDR family NAD(P)-dependent oxidoreductase, which encodes MGDFRGKVVVITGAANGIGREMARSFARRGARLVMVDIDGQNLRAAAGELEGAGAEATACVVDVSSAEEVADLCDDVYAALGRVDVLCNNAGVAAAGDFEAMSLDDLGWVIDVNLRGVIHGCHYFYPRMIAQGGGGHIVNTASSGGLAPFMALAVYCCTKYGVVGLSETLRAEAALHGIGVSAICPAAIATDIVLRGRIRSHSTRSTPEKLAAVTNAMIKRRAIAPGRVAEAAVKAVERDRGVVVVGPEAYLMDWTHRLSRRMFDFAMTGAVRAVKRLI
- a CDS encoding SDR family NAD(P)-dependent oxidoreductase — its product is MVEKGSFRDKTVVVTGAASGIGREIALAFARRGARLAVADINAGGLEKVRLELTPLAGKVYAQVVDVAIAAEVEGFCDSVYREMGRVDILCNNAGIGIGGRFEDVTLEDWEWTLGVNLWGVIHGCHYFYPRMIAQGGGGHIVNTASGAGLAPLPLMTAYCCTKYAVVGFSETLRAEAALHGIGVSAICPGIVNTPITGSARLCSGTERSTSQQLQEKIISIYARRNYTPDRVAAAVVKAVERNRGVVPVCPETYLGDWLHRASRRLNDAGLARSVRLFLRRL
- a CDS encoding PaaI family thioesterase; translated protein: MSAGGIRGPARQGRRAAAGDRNERKAGKMAEEMSQEEIRQRIFALLNNSPFYLHLGMEIVEAGDGHARLRLPVKDELKNLYGILHGGVIAALLDSSCSIAVGTLLGPDEAAVTLDQRINYISNVKDGVLYGEGRALHKGRFTGVGQAEVRDEEGNLVAAGMTTSFIIQRGVSQARDAKDPGS
- a CDS encoding ketopantoate reductase family protein, yielding MRIALVGAGAMGTIIGALIARSGEDIVLVDVNEPHVEALNEKGAKITGHMDVTVPVKAVTPDGMEGIYDLVIYLVKAVYDDTALPELLPYLGEDSMVITLQNGVPEEKVAGVVGRERTLGGAIGWGATFIGPGVSELTYDPVEMTYDIGEMDGALTERVKQVKAVLDHAGVADISDNLVGTRWVKLMINVAMSGLSSALNCTYGDILDNDKAALAAITILIETLKTSQALGITMQPIKGLDPVVLLDIFKQGEETSLGAFRLFFERSREQVASMLQDLRKRIPCEVETLNGYLSVKSAEAGVPTPVNDKVAEIIRGIEAGEYPLSFDNLDMIEVRPLEEIL